In the Micromonospora narathiwatensis genome, one interval contains:
- a CDS encoding NAD-dependent epimerase/dehydratase family protein, translated as MRILVTGAAGFIGSQVADLLAAEGHEVVALDALLPQAHGGELPEWSRRHAPVVGDVRDADLLDRLLPGVDAVCHQAAMVGHGLDPSDAPGYASHNDYATAVLLAAMHRAGVRRLVLASSMVVYGEGRYECARHRVVRPAPRHPVDLAAERYDPTCPECAGTLTPVLVPEDAPLEPRSTYAASKLAQEHLAGAWARQTGGGVWALRYHNVYGPRMARDTPYAGVASIFRSELAGGRPPRVLEDGRQRRDFVHVTDVARANLLALTAPPPQPLVPLNICSGEPRTVGDLATALATAMSGPAPLVVGGARAADVRHVVADPRRATDLLGYTARVGFADGVAAFATDPLRDPAALPA; from the coding sequence ATGCGGATACTGGTCACCGGCGCGGCCGGTTTCATCGGGTCGCAGGTCGCCGACCTGCTCGCCGCCGAGGGACACGAGGTGGTGGCGCTGGACGCGCTGCTGCCCCAGGCACACGGCGGTGAGCTGCCCGAGTGGTCCCGGCGGCACGCCCCGGTGGTCGGTGACGTCCGCGACGCGGACCTGCTCGACCGGCTGCTGCCCGGGGTCGACGCGGTGTGCCACCAGGCCGCCATGGTCGGGCACGGGCTCGACCCGTCGGACGCCCCCGGGTACGCCAGCCACAACGACTACGCCACGGCGGTCCTGTTGGCCGCCATGCACCGGGCCGGGGTGCGCCGGCTGGTGCTCGCCAGCTCCATGGTGGTCTACGGCGAGGGGCGCTACGAGTGCGCCCGGCACCGCGTCGTCCGACCCGCCCCGCGCCACCCCGTCGACCTGGCCGCCGAGCGCTACGACCCGACCTGCCCGGAGTGCGCCGGCACTCTCACCCCCGTCCTGGTCCCCGAGGACGCCCCGCTGGAGCCGCGCAGCACGTACGCGGCCAGCAAGCTGGCCCAGGAACACCTGGCCGGCGCCTGGGCGCGGCAGACCGGCGGCGGGGTGTGGGCGCTGCGCTACCACAACGTCTACGGGCCCCGGATGGCCCGCGACACCCCGTACGCCGGGGTGGCCTCGATCTTCCGGTCCGAGCTGGCCGGGGGCCGGCCGCCGCGCGTGCTGGAGGACGGCCGGCAGCGGCGGGACTTCGTCCACGTCACCGACGTGGCGCGGGCCAACCTGCTCGCGCTCACCGCGCCACCGCCGCAACCCCTGGTGCCCCTCAACATCTGCTCCGGGGAGCCGCGTACCGTCGGTGACCTGGCCACCGCCCTGGCCACCGCGATGTCCGGTCCGGCGCCGCTGGTCGTCGGCGGCGCCCGGGCCGCCGACGTGCGGCACGTCGTCGCCGACCCGCGCCGGGCGACCGACCTGCTCGGCTACACCGCCCGGGTCGGGTTCGCCGACGGGGTCGCCGCCTTCGCCACCGACCCGCTGCGCGATCCGGCGGCCCTGCCCGCCTGA
- a CDS encoding molybdopterin-dependent oxidoreductase codes for MSAHSTGPAGDSPVRSGGAPLGRPAYGSPRRWWAFLAEHPPPGAATLNRRWRSPLRGPWLTSVYGVVLLVGLPLVFVTGLLDYLAYAPQFGQAFPHDVGWLRLPPFDWPTRPSWLFRLTQGLHVGLGITLIPVVLAKLWSVLPKLFDWPPARSVAQVLERLSLLLLVGGILFEIATGLLDIQYAYLFGFDFYTAHYFGAWVFVAALVTHVALKWRRMRSALRSRPLRRELATGRAATRPERPDPDGLVAVRPGPATMSRRGALALVGGLSVLLAALTVGQHLNGPWRRTALLLPRGRQPGTGPTGFPVNRTAVAAGVDAADTGPGWRLSLRANGRTVTVDRAGLLAMAQHTATLPIACVEGWSTVQTWTGVRLRDLAALVRAGRIGAAHVRSLERTGLFRQATLQANQVLDADSLLALRVNGVDLTLDHGYPARVIVPALPGVHCTKWVAEIEFQGRTDG; via the coding sequence ATGAGCGCGCACAGCACTGGCCCGGCCGGGGATTCCCCGGTCCGGTCGGGCGGCGCGCCGCTCGGCCGCCCGGCCTACGGCTCTCCCCGCCGGTGGTGGGCGTTCCTGGCCGAGCATCCGCCACCCGGCGCCGCGACGCTGAATCGGCGGTGGCGCAGCCCGCTGCGCGGCCCGTGGCTCACCTCCGTGTACGGGGTGGTCCTGCTCGTCGGCCTGCCGCTGGTGTTCGTCACCGGCCTGCTGGACTACCTCGCCTACGCCCCGCAGTTCGGCCAGGCGTTCCCGCATGACGTCGGGTGGCTGCGGCTGCCGCCGTTCGACTGGCCGACCCGTCCGTCCTGGCTGTTCCGCCTCACCCAGGGCCTGCACGTGGGACTCGGGATCACGCTGATCCCGGTCGTGCTGGCCAAACTCTGGTCGGTGCTGCCGAAGCTGTTCGACTGGCCGCCGGCCCGCTCGGTGGCGCAGGTGCTGGAGCGGCTGTCCCTGCTTCTGCTGGTCGGCGGGATCCTGTTCGAGATCGCCACCGGCCTGCTCGACATCCAGTACGCGTACCTGTTCGGCTTCGACTTCTACACCGCCCACTACTTCGGCGCGTGGGTGTTCGTCGCCGCGCTGGTCACGCACGTGGCGCTCAAATGGCGACGGATGCGCAGCGCGCTGCGGTCCCGGCCGTTGCGCCGGGAGCTGGCCACCGGCCGCGCGGCGACCCGACCCGAGCGGCCCGACCCGGACGGGTTGGTGGCCGTCCGGCCCGGGCCGGCCACGATGAGCCGGCGCGGCGCGCTCGCCCTGGTCGGTGGCCTGTCGGTGCTGCTCGCCGCGCTCACCGTGGGCCAGCACCTCAACGGGCCCTGGCGGCGCACCGCGCTGCTGCTGCCCAGGGGCCGGCAGCCCGGCACCGGCCCGACCGGTTTTCCGGTCAACCGGACCGCGGTCGCCGCCGGCGTCGACGCCGCGGACACCGGGCCGGGGTGGCGGCTCAGCCTGCGGGCGAACGGGCGCACCGTCACCGTGGACCGCGCCGGCCTGCTGGCCATGGCCCAGCACACCGCCACGCTGCCGATCGCCTGCGTGGAGGGGTGGTCGACCGTGCAGACCTGGACCGGCGTACGGCTGCGCGACCTCGCCGCCCTGGTCAGGGCGGGCCGGATCGGCGCGGCACACGTCCGCTCGCTGGAGCGGACGGGGCTGTTCCGGCAGGCCACCCTGCAGGCCAACCAGGTGCTCGACGCGGACTCCCTGCTCGCGTTGCGGGTCAACGGCGTCGACCTCACCCTCGACCACGGTTACCCGGCGCGGGTCATCGTCCCGGCCCTGCCCGGGGTGCACTGCACGAAGTGGGTCGCGGAGATCGAATTCCAGGGGCGTACGGATGGGTGA